In one Rutidosis leptorrhynchoides isolate AG116_Rl617_1_P2 chromosome 8, CSIRO_AGI_Rlap_v1, whole genome shotgun sequence genomic region, the following are encoded:
- the LOC139861433 gene encoding cycloartenol-C-24-methyltransferase 1-like, whose translation MSKTGAFDLATGLGGKIEKDDVLSAVDKYEKYHSDFGGAEEDRKANYTDMVNKYYDLVTSFYEYGWGESFHFAHRWNGESLRESIKRHEHFLALQLGLKPGQKVLDVGCGIGGPLREIARFSSTSVTGINNNEYQITRGRALNRVAGLERTCDFTKADFMKMPFPDNSFDAVYASEATCHAPDAVGCYKEIFRVLKPGQSFAAYEWCMTDAFDPNNQEHHKIKAEIEIGDGLPDIRSTKQCLAALKEAGFEVIWEKDLAIDSPLPWYMPLDPSRLSLSSFRLTTAGRFITRNMVVALEYVGLAPKGSQRVQSFLEKAAEGLVAGGKKEIFTPMYFFLARKPQ comes from the exons ATGTCGAAAACTGGAGCGTTTGATCTTGCAACTGGACTTGGTGGCAAAATCGAGAAAGATGACGTTCTTTCTGCTGTCGATAA GTATGAAAAGTATCATTCGGATTTTGGAGGTGCTGAAGAAGATAGAAAGGCTAACTATACTGACATG GTTAACAAGTATTATGATCTTGTAACAAGCTTCTACGAGTATGGTTGGGGAGAATCATTCCATTTTGCTCATAG ATGGAACGGGGAGTCACTCAGAGAGAGCATTAAGCGACATGAACATTTTCTTGCTTTACAGCTAGGTTTGAAGCCTGGACAAAAG GTGCTTGATGTAGGATGTGGAATTGGTGGACCATTGAGGGAAATTGCCAGATTCAG TTCCACATCTGTGACAGGGATAAACAACAACGAATATCAGATAACTAGAGGAAGG GCGTTAAACCGTGTTGCAGGATTAGAAAGAACATGTGACTTTACAAAG GCTGATTTCATGAAAATGCCATTTCCTGACAACAGTTTTGATGCAGTGTATGCAAGTGAGGCCACTTGTCATGCTCCAGATGCG GTTGGATGTTACAAAGAGATATTTCGAGTGTTGAAGCCCGGCCAGTCATTTGCTGCATATGAGTGGTGCATGACTGATGCGTTTGACCCAAATAACCAAGAGCACCACAAAATTAAG GCAGAAATCGAGATTGGTGATGGGCTTCCAGACATAAGATCAACCAAACAATGTCTTGCAGCTCTAAAAGAAGCAGGTTTTGAG GTAATATGGGAGAAAGATCTAGCAATAGATTCTCCACTTCCATGGTACATGCCGCTGGATCCAAGTCGTTTATCTCTTAGCAGTTTTCGTTTAACAACTGCTGGACGTTTTATTACACGCAATATG GTTGTGGCTCTTGAATACGTGGGACTCGCCCCTAAAGGAAGCCAACGGGTTCAGTCCTTTTTAGAGAAAGCTGCAGAAGGACTTGTTGCTGGTGGAAA GAAGGAGATCTTTACACCGATGTATTTCTTCTTGGCACGAAAACCACAATAG
- the LOC139864141 gene encoding uncharacterized protein, with the protein MITDMEFELSLILSVITAGLICDAKWKLFTIPSPVNFLAFHCLVISVMRSSRKRKKHSSNSNVVGSAVLESVGPSDLQVVSDKQSKKRASLRKAHASASASSHVSVSFFLHAQLTPIYTISAPFDVSGVSPLYRDSGDCTSVCIQGAPRFLQLYIYDTDHEVENRMGHFGGRDSGRLSEVVVTQLVKLLDSNNALVMLFCTARDKCAGSEVPTFKVCLYSLSGSIQHALPTSDAIGAIVFDSDPQSISDYDVIIEPRSQLPNGVNKLHPLYMSLQFPLMFFFGEPGFHPDLKLRAASGSQGGRVRKMSMNMFYNYQIHDRLQSYNLILRLGRLFQQYVVTAYCSIELDRMDYIRNKQNDIRAEYLSGLYEAIDRGDKTGPDVGSMTILPASFTGGPRYMYSHYLDALAISRVFGNPIFFVTFTCNVKWPEIARYLKPFPHLSPSDRADIVARVFHMKVNEFINFLKDERPLGHVRGGTIAHPELQFPLYFMNITCFVVANSLTLFSLRLAVLYTTEFQKRGLPHCHTLVWVHSSVSAAIRDNLDDYISAELPDPRIDFPGYAVISATMMHGPCVLANKRASCNQDFSCSKKFPKKYIDKTYFDDNGRAHYRRRNTGIYTTRAGVHLDNSYVVPYNRLLCMTFQAHINVECCGTTSLIKYLFKYISKGTDRMAVRIAKPIGSDSRQSQQQTQPVDEIKNFIDVQFICPHEACWRIFNFPIHHREPAVQILAVHLENMQLVKFPGKQPLRAIVENNEAKKTTLTEWLNYNASSVNGSHLTYLDFPTEFVWYESKKGWQRRANLKKPSIGRISYIHPAYGEAFFLRMLLCHRKGCKSFADIRTVNQILHNTYRSACEAAGLLGDDREWSAVLEEASVSATSSQLRSLFAHILSYCTVTNPLALWKNHWKLMGDDIPLRTAANLNMSHLHINADDLHNFVLYEVEILLNQCSKSICDFALPSLPADLLANLANRLIMEERNYDRAVLNAERLELERQMNSKQKQIYDLITSASLNEKTEHVFVYGHDGTGKTFL; encoded by the exons ATGATCACGGATATGGAATTTGAACTATCATTGATATTGTCAGTGATAACTGCAG GCTTAATTTGTGATGCAAAATGGAA GCTGTTCACCATTCCCAGCCCTGTTAATTTTTTGGCTTTTCATTGTTTGGTAATTTCCGTTATGAGGAGTTCTCGAAAAAGGAAAAAACACTCATCCAATTCGAATGTAGTTGGTAGTGCTGTGTTAGAAAGTGTTGGACCTTCAGACCTACAGGTTGTTTCCGATAAACAATCTAAGAAAAGGGCTTCTCTACGTAAGGCACATGCCAGTGCTTCGGCTTCTTCTCATG TTTCTGTTAGCTTTTTCCTTCATGCTCAGTTGACACCCATATATACTATCTCTGCACCTTTTGATGTGTCAG GCGTATCTCCTTTATATCGTGATTCAGGAGACTGCACGTCCGTTTGCATACA GGGAGCCCCCAGGTTTCTGCAGCTTTACATTTATGATACGGATCACGAAGTTGAAAACCGAATGGGGCATTTCGGGGGCCGTGATTCAGGACGGCTTTCTGAAGTAGTTGTTACTCAGTTGGTGAAGTTACTTGATTCAAATAATGCACTAGTCATGTTGTTTTGCACCGCGAGGGATAAGTGTGCTGGCAGCGAGGTACCTACTTTCAAGGTTTGCTTGTATAGTTTGAGCGGGTCAATCCAACATGCACTGCCTACTTCGGATGCAATAGGCGCTATTGTTTTTGACTCTGACCCACAATCTATTTCTGATTACGACGTGATAATCGAGCCTCGGTCTCAGCTTCCCAATGGAGTTAATAAGCTGCATCCATTATATATGTCACTTCAATTCCCGCTGATGTTCTTTTTCGGTGAACCCGGTTTTCACCCGGATCTGAAGCTGCGCGCAGCCTCGGGTTCGCAGGGGGGCCGTGTTAGAAAAATGTCGATGAACATGTTTTACAACTACCAGATTCATGATAGGCTTCAGAGTTACAATCTGATTTTGAGACTGGGTCGTCTATTTCAGCAGTATGTGGTGACGGCATATTGCAGCATCGAGCTCGACCGAATGGACTACATCAGAAACAAGCAGAACGATATACGGGCTGAGTACCTTTCAGGGTTGTATGAAGCTATCGATAGAGGTGATAAAACTGGTCCCGATGTCGGTAGCATGACGATTCTTCCCGCTTCGTTCACTGGTGGCCCACGTTATATGTACAGTCATTATCTCGATGCTCTGGCAATTTCACGCGTTTTTGGAAACCCGATATTTTTTGTAACTTTCACGTGTAATGTAAAGTGGCCTGAAATTGCTCGGTACCTGAAGCCTTTTCCTCACCTATCGCCTTCAGACCGAGCCGATATAGTCGCTCGTGTGTTCCACATGAAGGTCAATGAGTTTATAAACTTTTTAAAGGATGAGCGTCCTCTTGGCCATGTTCGCGGAGGTACTATTGCACACCCGGAATTGCAATTTCCTCTTTACTTCATGAATATTACATGTTTTGTTGTTGCCAATTCACTGACACTATTCTCTTTGCGTCTTGCAGTTTTGTATACGACTGAATTTCAGAAAAGAGGGCTGCCACATTGCCACACTTTGGTTTGGGTTCACTCCTCGGTTTCTGCAGCTATCAGAGACAATTTAGACGACTACATAAGTGCAGAACTGCCTGACCCCAGAATTGATTTTCCTGGTTATGCAGTCATATCTGCAACTATGATGCATGGCCCATGTGTCCTTGCCAATAAGCGGGCATCATGCAATCAAGATTTTTCATGTTCAAAAAAGTTCCCGAAGAAATACATTGACAAGACGTACTTTGATGACAACGGTCGTGCTCACTACCGCAGGCGTAATACCGGTATATATACAACTCGTGCCGGTGTCCACCTCGATAACAGCTACGTTGTTCCTTACAATAGGCTACTATGTATGACTTTTCAGGCTCACATAAATGTTGAATGTTGTGGTACGACGAGTCTCATTAAATACCTATTCAAGTATATTTCAAAAGGTACCGACCGTATGGCTGTTCGTATAGCAAAACCCATAGGCAGTGACAGTCGCCAGTCACAGCAGCAGACGCAACCGGTTGATGAAATTAAAAACTTTATAGATGTTCAGTTCATTTGTCCTCACGAAGCCTGTTGGCGGATTTTTAACTTCCCGATTCATCATCGGGAACCTGCTGTCCAGATTCTGGCTGTTCATCTTGAAAATATGCAGTTGGTAAAGTTTCCGGGCAAGCAACCCCTGCGTGCTATTGTTGAAAACAACGAAGCCAAAAAAACTACTCTCACTGAGTGGCTTAATTATAATGCATCTTCAGTTAACGGAAGCCACCTTACATATTTAGATTTCCCAACCGAATTTGTTTGGTACGAGTCAAAAAAAGGTTGGCAGCGCAGGGCAAACCTAAAGAAACCATCAATTGGCAGGATATCGTATATACATCCCGCCTATGGAGAAGCATTTTTTCTAAGGATGCTTTTGTGCCATCGAAAGGGGTGCAAGAGCTTTGCAGATATTAGAACAGTCAACCAGATCCTTCATAATACATACCGATCTGCGTGTGAAGCAGCTGGGTTACTCGGTGATGATAGAGAGTGGTCAGCGGTACTAGAAGAAGCATCCGTATCTGCCACGTCGTCTCAGTTACGCTCTCTTTTCGCGCACATTTTGTCTTATTGCACTGTTACGAACCCACTTGCTCTTTGGAAAAATCACTGGAAACTAATGGGTGATGATATACCGCTTCGTACAGCTGCCAATTTAAATATGTCCCACTTGCATATAAACGCCGATGACCTACATAACTTTGTCCTGTATGAGGTAGAGATCCTTTTGAACCAGTGTTCAAAATCGATTTGCGATTTCGCATTACCATCGCTGCCAGCTGACCTGCTCGCAAATTTGGCCAACCGTCTTATCATGGAGGAGAGAAACTATGATCGTGCAGTTTTAAACGCCGAACGCCTAGAACTCGAACGTCAAATGAATTCGAAGCAAAAGCAAATTTACGATCTTATTACAAGCGCTTCGTTGAATGAAAAAACTGAACATGTATTTGTATACGGGCACGATGGCACCGGGAAGACATTCTTATAG